In one Candidatus Peribacter riflensis genomic region, the following are encoded:
- a CDS encoding Fe-S cluster assembly protein SufD, with translation MLKDGLKGPHLFTLSDHHPSLVLRVPRGSMSVAFIECSARKKNATLTLEIALDPRSALTVVFVWRGKAGATIAQKIRVAQGARLHLVNLTLGSCTQETISEVIGAQGESRIDWIIHGQKKMECRLSARNVFLGREGRGDLEIRGVVEGHAKASCNGSVEIGPKASGTQAHLTEKILLLDPTARADAIPSLDVETHDVQASHSASVSRIHPEDLFYFASRGITQKQARKLFIDGFLGSLLDHIPGDGLKEMSRAALHT, from the coding sequence ATGCTCAAAGATGGCCTAAAGGGGCCTCATCTTTTTACGCTCTCGGACCACCATCCCTCCCTCGTTCTGCGTGTGCCGCGCGGGAGCATGTCTGTTGCGTTCATCGAATGTTCCGCACGCAAGAAGAACGCCACTCTCACGTTGGAAATCGCACTGGACCCGCGTTCCGCGCTCACTGTTGTCTTCGTCTGGCGCGGGAAGGCGGGGGCGACCATCGCGCAGAAGATCCGCGTGGCGCAGGGAGCACGGCTCCATCTGGTGAATCTCACGCTCGGGTCCTGCACGCAGGAAACCATTTCAGAAGTGATCGGTGCGCAGGGCGAGAGCCGCATCGACTGGATCATTCACGGGCAGAAAAAAATGGAATGCCGGCTCTCGGCGCGCAATGTGTTTCTGGGCAGAGAGGGGCGGGGGGATCTTGAAATCCGCGGTGTTGTCGAAGGGCATGCGAAAGCGTCGTGCAATGGGTCGGTGGAGATCGGCCCCAAGGCTTCGGGGACGCAGGCGCACCTCACCGAAAAAATTCTTCTGCTCGATCCCACGGCGCGGGCCGATGCCATTCCGTCGCTCGATGTGGAAACGCATGACGTGCAGGCCAGCCACTCCGCCTCTGTGTCGCGCATCCATCCCGAAGATCTGTTCTACTTTGCCAGTCGTGGCATCACGCAGAAGCAGGCGCGGAAGCTCTTCATTGATGGATTTTTGGGGAGTCTGCTCGATCACATTCCCGGCGATGGCCTGAAGGAAATGTCGCGGGCGGCATTACACACTTGA
- a CDS encoding Fe-S cluster assembly protein SufB: MPSSSLPQSALLDTPNAAPYTAGLARGLSEELVHRISADKGEPEWMLRHRLTCLRIFRTMPLPAWGPDLSRLNLKRILFYARPGVTQTDDWAEVPADIRRIYERLGIPEAEYQMLGGVGAQYESDVIYHRLKEEWEAQGVIFLDMDAAVRTYPDIVREHFMQCVRPTDHAFAALHGAVWSGGTFLFVPDGTVVTEPLQAYFRMNARGMGQFEHTMIIVGEGAVAHYIEGCSAPKYGSPSLHAGCVEVFAKPGSRVRYSSVENWSKDTFNLNTKRAIVEREATMEWVGGNLGSGVTMLYPCSVLTGEGSRCEHLGLAMAGAGQWQDTGAKVIHLAPHTSSVVVSKSVSRDGGRTVYRGLLKIAPEAKDSTSSIQCDALLLDARSSTATVPDLKVQTDDATIAHEATVGKLSEEDLFYAMSRGLSEPEAKTMIVRGFVEPVMQAIPLEYAVELNRLIEMEMEGSVG; encoded by the coding sequence ATGCCCTCATCTTCCCTTCCGCAATCGGCCCTGCTCGATACCCCCAATGCCGCACCGTATACCGCGGGGCTGGCGCGCGGATTGAGTGAAGAACTGGTGCATCGCATCAGTGCGGATAAGGGCGAACCGGAGTGGATGCTTCGGCACCGACTGACTTGTCTGCGGATCTTTCGGACGATGCCGTTGCCCGCGTGGGGGCCGGATCTCTCGCGGCTCAATCTCAAGCGCATTCTCTTCTACGCGCGGCCCGGCGTGACGCAGACTGACGACTGGGCCGAGGTGCCCGCAGACATCCGCCGGATCTACGAGCGGCTCGGCATTCCCGAAGCGGAGTACCAGATGCTCGGCGGGGTCGGCGCGCAGTACGAGAGCGACGTGATCTATCATCGGCTCAAAGAGGAGTGGGAGGCACAGGGGGTCATCTTTCTCGATATGGATGCGGCTGTGCGCACCTATCCGGATATCGTTCGCGAGCATTTTATGCAGTGCGTGCGTCCCACGGATCACGCGTTTGCCGCTCTGCATGGGGCTGTGTGGTCCGGCGGCACGTTCCTCTTCGTGCCCGATGGGACGGTCGTCACCGAGCCACTGCAGGCGTACTTCCGCATGAATGCGCGGGGCATGGGGCAGTTCGAGCACACGATGATCATCGTCGGTGAGGGGGCGGTGGCGCACTACATCGAGGGATGTTCCGCGCCGAAGTATGGCAGCCCTTCGCTGCACGCCGGTTGCGTGGAAGTGTTCGCGAAACCCGGCTCACGCGTGCGGTACTCATCGGTGGAAAACTGGAGCAAAGATACGTTCAATCTGAATACGAAGCGCGCCATCGTGGAACGCGAAGCGACGATGGAGTGGGTGGGTGGCAATCTGGGCAGCGGCGTCACCATGCTCTACCCCTGCTCGGTGCTGACCGGGGAGGGATCGCGCTGCGAACACCTGGGGCTGGCTATGGCGGGGGCGGGCCAGTGGCAGGATACGGGCGCCAAGGTCATCCACCTCGCTCCGCACACGTCGAGTGTGGTGGTGAGCAAGTCGGTGAGCAGAGATGGCGGCCGCACCGTGTACCGTGGCCTCCTCAAAATCGCACCTGAGGCGAAGGATTCCACTTCAAGCATTCAGTGTGATGCGCTCCTGCTCGATGCCCGGAGCAGCACGGCCACCGTGCCGGATCTGAAGGTGCAGACCGACGATGCGACCATCGCGCACGAGGCAACGGTGGGCAAGCTGTCGGAAGAAGATCTCTTCTACGCGATGTCGCGGGGCCTGAGTGAACCCGAAGCCAAGACGATGATCGTGCGCGGGTTCGTGGAGCCCGTGATGCAGGCGATTCCCCTCGAGTATGCCGTGGAGCTGAACCGGCTCATTGAGATGGAGATGGAGGGATCGGTGGGGTGA
- a CDS encoding RND family efflux transporter MFP subunit, with translation MWSPLPLLRRTWEALKSFALRHPIWSVVLGIFILLFGMLLWYIFSPAQPEMITETVRRGDLTQRVEAVGTITSDRDVNMKFPVTGIVAKVLVKEGDTVVTGQELVKLRNESFAADLASAAAQYRQAQANYQELAEGTRPEDIAIAEAEVANKRAALEAARADLASAEEKLKTSGQKLEASKREVDTNLSGYIAKAASTGSEQLSTARTALKSLEDIFVDSTITFLAEQYRTTANSIFVASRKRATSSLDAVGTLSAVASYQEAVDALQRARAAITEVADAVQQAYNLIADLPLTTAFDTTVRETHKSTIATQKTNVLSAISSIDTALKNLQDSSASYDTSIATEENTYAAAKAAKQTAESAIFTYETALRTQEAQLALKKAGPRETQLDASRANMNSAAANVARARAKMEDTIIRAPTDGVITKVDFKEGEFTGDPDNANHSITMLGVSPYRVEMFLSEVDIPKILLSQSGSIELDAFPGVNYALTVTSIEPGPTKIDGVSKYRVSLGFVYLHDEFKIGMTGDAEIITGERTDVLLAPVRSVLQKNGQGKIIRILENGEIIEKSVETGMESDTDAEIVSGLSEGETVVVLIKQ, from the coding sequence ATGTGGTCCCCTCTCCCTCTGCTCCGGCGCACTTGGGAAGCCCTCAAATCCTTCGCTCTGCGGCATCCCATCTGGTCTGTCGTACTCGGGATTTTCATCCTGCTGTTCGGGATGCTCCTGTGGTACATCTTCTCGCCTGCGCAGCCGGAAATGATCACCGAAACCGTGCGACGCGGTGACCTCACCCAGAGGGTGGAAGCCGTGGGAACCATTACATCGGATCGTGACGTGAATATGAAGTTCCCCGTAACGGGGATCGTCGCAAAGGTGCTCGTGAAGGAGGGGGACACAGTCGTTACCGGCCAGGAGCTCGTCAAACTGCGCAACGAATCATTCGCCGCAGACCTTGCCTCTGCTGCAGCCCAGTACCGACAGGCGCAGGCGAACTATCAGGAGCTCGCAGAAGGCACGCGCCCCGAAGACATCGCCATCGCCGAAGCGGAGGTGGCCAACAAGCGTGCCGCACTGGAGGCAGCCCGGGCTGATCTCGCCAGCGCCGAAGAGAAATTGAAAACATCGGGGCAGAAGCTGGAAGCGAGCAAGCGCGAGGTGGATACGAACCTCTCGGGATACATCGCCAAGGCGGCCAGTACGGGTTCGGAGCAGCTCTCGACCGCCCGAACAGCGCTCAAGTCACTCGAAGATATCTTCGTCGACTCTACGATCACCTTCCTTGCTGAGCAGTATCGCACGACGGCGAACAGCATCTTTGTGGCATCGCGAAAGAGAGCCACCAGCTCCCTGGATGCGGTGGGAACACTGAGTGCCGTTGCTTCCTACCAGGAGGCAGTCGACGCACTGCAACGTGCCCGCGCAGCGATCACAGAGGTGGCAGATGCTGTGCAACAGGCCTACAACCTGATTGCGGATCTCCCGCTCACCACCGCATTCGATACCACGGTGCGCGAGACGCACAAATCCACCATCGCCACGCAGAAGACCAACGTCCTGAGTGCCATCAGTTCCATTGATACCGCCCTCAAGAATCTGCAGGATTCTTCCGCCAGCTACGATACGAGTATCGCAACGGAAGAGAATACCTATGCGGCGGCAAAGGCCGCCAAGCAGACCGCAGAATCCGCCATCTTCACTTACGAGACCGCCCTGCGCACGCAGGAGGCGCAGCTCGCCCTCAAGAAAGCCGGTCCCCGCGAGACGCAGCTCGATGCCTCCCGCGCAAACATGAATTCTGCAGCGGCAAACGTGGCCCGCGCCCGCGCCAAAATGGAAGACACCATCATCCGCGCCCCGACGGACGGCGTGATTACGAAAGTGGATTTCAAGGAAGGGGAATTCACCGGTGATCCGGACAACGCCAATCATTCGATCACGATGCTCGGCGTATCGCCGTACCGCGTAGAGATGTTCCTCTCGGAGGTGGATATCCCCAAGATTCTGCTCTCGCAGAGCGGATCCATCGAACTCGACGCCTTTCCGGGAGTGAACTACGCACTCACCGTCACCTCCATCGAACCGGGCCCCACAAAGATCGACGGTGTGTCGAAATATCGCGTGAGCCTGGGCTTTGTGTACCTGCATGATGAATTCAAGATTGGCATGACCGGCGATGCGGAGATCATCACCGGCGAACGCACAGATGTCCTTTTGGCGCCCGTACGCTCCGTGTTGCAAAAGAACGGCCAGGGAAAAATCATCCGCATTCTGGAGAACGGGGAAATCATCGAAAAGTCCGTCGAAACCGGCATGGAATCTGATACCGATGCCGAGATTGTCAGTGGATTGAGTGAAGGAGAGACTGTGGTTGTCCTCATCAAGCAATGA
- a CDS encoding ABC-type antimicrobial peptide transport system ATPase component translates to MIMTKKESAPLIETRNLYKSYFNEEVETPVLFDINVRIDAGEFVAIMGPSGSGKSTLMHILGFLDVPTKGHFHFKGEATEEKSEDELARIRSSSVSFVFQSFNLLPRTSVIDNVTLPLLYHSGTKPTERREKALKAIKAVGLTDRATYLSNQLSGGQQQRVAIARALVTEPEVIFADEPTGNLDSASGKHVMEILQNLHDEGHTIILVTHEKTTAEHAARIIRIMDGRIVADDHAFERRIAKNLKELK, encoded by the coding sequence ATGATCATGACAAAAAAAGAATCCGCACCGCTGATCGAAACGAGAAACTTGTACAAATCCTACTTCAATGAAGAAGTTGAGACTCCCGTGCTCTTCGACATCAATGTGCGCATCGATGCCGGGGAATTCGTGGCGATCATGGGACCCTCAGGTTCCGGCAAATCGACGCTGATGCACATTCTGGGGTTTCTGGACGTGCCGACGAAGGGCCACTTCCACTTCAAGGGGGAAGCGACGGAGGAGAAGAGCGAGGACGAACTCGCCCGTATCCGCTCCTCGAGCGTCAGCTTCGTCTTCCAGTCGTTCAACCTCCTCCCGAGGACATCGGTGATCGACAATGTCACGCTGCCCCTGCTCTACCACAGCGGGACAAAACCGACGGAGAGACGTGAAAAGGCCCTGAAGGCCATCAAGGCCGTGGGGCTGACGGATCGCGCAACCTATCTCAGTAACCAGCTCTCGGGCGGGCAGCAGCAGCGTGTGGCCATCGCCAGAGCACTCGTCACCGAACCGGAAGTGATCTTCGCCGATGAGCCGACAGGCAACCTCGATTCCGCCTCAGGGAAACACGTGATGGAAATCCTGCAGAACCTGCATGATGAAGGGCACACGATCATCCTGGTGACGCACGAGAAGACGACCGCGGAACACGCGGCGCGCATCATCCGCATCATGGATGGCCGCATCGTGGCGGATGACCATGCATTTGAGCGTCGCATCGCAAAGAACCTGAAAGAACTTAAATAA